A window of the Lolium perenne isolate Kyuss_39 chromosome 7, Kyuss_2.0, whole genome shotgun sequence genome harbors these coding sequences:
- the LOC127317161 gene encoding very-long-chain 3-oxoacyl-CoA reductase 1 — protein MGSGALLLQQREQPWFLVLAILGAVYVAAAAFQVLAHIALLLRRPTDLRRRYGAWAVVTGPTSGIGRSVALELARLGLNLVLVGRDPAKLHDISETISATHDGVRTKTVVLDLALVTTPAGDAGLARLREAVSGLDVGVLVNNAGVAKPCAVYLHEVDVEAWVRMVRVNLWSLTEVTAAVLPGMVERGRGAVVNIGSGSTEAIPSFPLYTVYAASKRYVAQFSRSLYVEYRSKGIDVQCQAPLFVETKMTSVVARSGKRRGLMSRLMVPTSDAYAGAAARWIGHGPVCMPNLGHRLQWCLCSFVPDRLLDALRLRENLRQRALFQRLRSARINGGLPARKQG, from the exons ATGGGCAGCGGCGCCCTCCTCCTCCAGCAGCGGGAGCAGCCATGGTTCCTCGTGCTGGCCATCCTCGGCGCCGTCTACGTCGCCGCGGCCGCCTTCCAGGTCCTGGCCCACATCGCCCTCCTGCTGCGGCGCCCTACCGATCTCCGCCGCCGCTACGGCGCCTGGGCCGTGGTCACCGGCCCGACGTCCGGCATCGGCCGCTCCGTCGCCCTGGAGCTCGCCCGTCTCGGcctcaacctcgtcctcgtcggcCGCGACCCCGCCAAGCTCCACGACATCTCCGAGACCATCTCCGCCACCCACGACGGCGTCCGGACCAAGACCGTGGTGCTCGACCTCGCCCTCGTCACCACCCCTGCGGGCGACGCCGGCCTGGCGCGGCTCCGGGAGGCGGTGTCCGGGCTGGACGTGGGCGTGCTGGTGAACAACGCCGGCGTGGCCAAGCCGTGCGCGGTGTACCTGCACGAGGTCGACGTGGAGGCGTGGGTGCGGATGGTTCGCGTGAACCTGTGGTCGCTCACGGAGGTGACCGCCGCGGTGCTGCCGGGGATGGTGGAGCGGGGCAGGGGCGCCGTCGTCAACATCGGCTCCGGCTCCACCGAGGCCATCCCGTCGTTCCCGCTCTACACCGTCTACGCCGCATCCAAACG GTACGTTGCTCAGTTCTCCAGGAGCCTCTACGTCGAGTACAGGAGCAAAGGGATCGACGTGCAATGTCAG GCCCCTCTGTTCGTGGAGACTAAGATGACCTCAGTCGTGGCGAGATCCGGCAAGCGGCGAGGCCTCATGTCCAGGCTGATGGTGCCGACGTCGGACGCGTACGCCGGCGCGGCGGCGCGCTGGATCGGGCACGGCCCGGTCTGCATGCCCAACCTGGGGCATCGTCTGCAGTGGTGCCTCTGCAGCTTCGTGCCAGACCGGCTCCTCGACGCGCTGCGCCTCCGCGAGAACCTCCGGCAGCGGGCTCTCTTCCAGCGGCTCAGGTCCGCCAGGATCAACGGCGGCCTGCCGGCCCGCAAACAAGGCTAG